From one Sphingomonas xanthus genomic stretch:
- the pip gene encoding prolyl aminopeptidase — MTLRTLYPATEPYATGMLDVGDGHSLYWERCGTPGAKPALFLHGGPGAGISPNHRRQFDPARYDVLLFDQRGAGQSVPHAHLEANTTWHLVDDIERLREMCGVDKWLVFGGSWGSTLSLAYAETHPERVSELVLRGIFLFGESELGWLYRYGASELYPEGWDEFLAPVPQEARGDMVAAYRELLTSADHATRLRAAKAWSRWEGLTVTLLPDPAMLEEFTEDHHAVAIARIENHYMLHRGWLDEGQLLKGAEKLRGIPGVIVQGRHDCCTPPRAAWELKKAWPEVDLQIVADGGHLYNEPGILDGLVRATDRFAA; from the coding sequence ATGACCCTCCGTACCCTCTATCCCGCCACCGAACCCTATGCGACCGGCATGCTCGACGTCGGCGACGGACATTCCCTCTATTGGGAGCGGTGCGGGACTCCCGGCGCCAAGCCCGCACTGTTCCTCCATGGTGGGCCGGGCGCGGGGATCAGCCCGAACCACCGCCGCCAGTTCGACCCGGCGCGATACGACGTGCTGCTGTTTGACCAGCGCGGGGCCGGACAGTCGGTCCCCCATGCGCATCTGGAAGCCAATACCACCTGGCATCTGGTCGACGACATCGAACGGCTTCGCGAAATGTGCGGCGTCGACAAATGGCTGGTTTTCGGTGGCAGCTGGGGATCGACGCTGAGCCTCGCCTATGCCGAGACCCATCCGGAACGGGTGAGCGAACTGGTGCTTCGCGGGATCTTCCTGTTCGGCGAGAGCGAGCTTGGCTGGCTGTACCGCTATGGCGCCTCTGAACTTTACCCCGAGGGCTGGGACGAATTCCTCGCGCCCGTTCCGCAGGAGGCGCGCGGCGACATGGTCGCCGCCTACCGCGAGCTGCTGACCAGCGCCGACCATGCCACCCGTCTTCGCGCCGCCAAGGCGTGGAGCCGGTGGGAAGGTCTGACCGTCACGCTCCTCCCCGACCCGGCAATGCTTGAGGAATTCACCGAAGACCATCACGCCGTCGCCATTGCCCGGATAGAAAATCATTACATGCTTCACCGCGGGTGGCTGGACGAGGGCCAGCTGCTCAAGGGGGCGGAAAAATTGCGCGGCATTCCTGGCGTGATTGTCCAGGGGCGGCACGATTGCTGCACCCCGCCCCGCGCCGCCTGGGAACTGAAGAAGGCCTGGCCCGAGGTTGACCTGCAAATCGTCGCCGACGGCGGTCATCTGTACAACGAACCGGGCATCCTTGACGGCCTAGTCCGCGCGACCGACCGTTTCGCCGCCTGA
- a CDS encoding GNAT family N-acetyltransferase → MIAAGQRVEGLDLGLLDRVVETDRVYFELGAQVESLAGASLAWMPGLTDCPASTVIHRVDPDAMMRGGRRWIEQVEQRLADIGVGLARIYCDARGPADNVLREAGYTDREELAFVHQFGPDEPQLALRPVTDDADWAMKLALHDALGGSPDGHCNEARDWIALERRKAGTALQPYLALSDGKVVGAICGLWGADLLRLKNIVIHPRHRRRALGHAMLASLAGIGRQRGLTEQGVFAVGGSSGESFYRALGMREVGRQIEWSKMLSGGAQ, encoded by the coding sequence ATGATCGCTGCCGGACAGCGCGTCGAGGGCTTAGACCTAGGGCTGCTCGACCGAGTCGTCGAGACCGACCGTGTCTATTTCGAACTTGGCGCGCAGGTCGAATCCCTCGCCGGCGCATCGCTAGCCTGGATGCCCGGGCTTACCGACTGTCCCGCGTCCACCGTCATCCACCGGGTTGATCCCGATGCGATGATGCGCGGGGGCCGGCGCTGGATCGAGCAGGTCGAACAGCGGCTGGCGGATATCGGCGTTGGCCTTGCCCGGATTTATTGCGACGCGCGCGGACCAGCCGACAATGTCCTTCGGGAAGCAGGCTATACCGACCGCGAGGAGCTGGCCTTCGTCCATCAATTCGGGCCGGACGAACCGCAACTGGCTCTGCGGCCGGTTACCGATGACGCGGACTGGGCGATGAAGCTTGCGCTTCACGACGCGCTGGGCGGATCGCCGGACGGCCATTGCAACGAGGCGCGCGACTGGATCGCCCTTGAACGGCGCAAGGCCGGCACCGCGCTGCAGCCTTATCTCGCGCTGAGCGACGGCAAGGTGGTCGGGGCAATTTGCGGATTGTGGGGCGCGGACCTGCTGCGATTGAAGAACATCGTCATCCATCCCCGACATCGCCGCCGCGCGCTTGGCCATGCCATGCTCGCCTCGCTCGCCGGGATCGGGCGGCAGCGCGGCCTGACCGAACAAGGCGTGTTCGCGGTTGGCGGGAGTTCGGGTGAAAGCTTTTATCGGGCGCTGGGCATGCGCGAGGTCGGGCGACAAATTGAGTGGTCGAAGATGCTGAGCGGCGGCGCGCAATGA
- a CDS encoding TonB-dependent receptor, whose protein sequence is MRTFTSTSMFALAIACALPAPAIAQATGDTDQPAEDATQPVIQGVTDIVVTATRRSENLQDIPLSVATVSDETLAVINSGGADIRGLSGRVPSLNIESSFGRTFPRFYIRGLGNTDFDLNASQPVSLVYDDVVLENPILKGFPAFDIDRVEVLRGPQGTLFGRNTPAGIVKFDTVKPGRGRNYARVSYGTYGTVNAEGAVGGELSDTVSVRLSGVWQHRNDWIDNLAASGGNDLEGYDDIALRAQIQFRPNEDLTVRLTGQMRDMDGNARIFRANALQPGSNKLVGLDGGKFKRDEVATNGLNFQKLKTQNIAGAIEYDLGPATLYSVTSYWHGELKSRGDIDGGTDAGPGFIPFQAQSQDNIPSLDQFTQELRIASNNSTGLGYQAGIFYFNEKLDIETFDFGSPTATDPSAIVNQRQVAKALGIFGSVNYKFDNGLTVQGGARWNHDKKRLVAERLFDARPIFIGGGPVAETNTRVKDNVLTWDLSAIQEINQDINVYARIAKGYRAPAIQGRILFDRDVTTADSENTMSYEAGIKTVLLDRRLRFNLTGYAFKTKDLQLSAVGGAANANLLLNADAVKGHGFEAELEARPMRGLTLTGGISYNVAKIRDRDLTVETCGAPCTVLDPIAVPAAPFQPAIVFIHGNQLPQAPKWTLNWTAGYEHPVGPGSVYVFTDWYHRSKVQFFLYDSVEFSDDKLLEGGLRVGYKTDRFDVAGFVRNITNDKSAVSGIDFNNLTAMVNEPRIFGIEAGVKF, encoded by the coding sequence ATGCGCACCTTCACCTCGACTTCGATGTTCGCGCTGGCCATAGCCTGCGCCCTTCCCGCCCCTGCGATTGCGCAGGCAACCGGTGACACTGACCAGCCCGCCGAAGACGCGACCCAGCCGGTTATCCAGGGCGTCACCGACATCGTCGTCACCGCGACCCGCCGTAGTGAAAATCTGCAGGACATCCCCCTGTCGGTCGCGACGGTTTCGGACGAAACGCTGGCCGTGATCAATTCGGGCGGCGCCGACATTCGCGGCCTGTCGGGCCGGGTGCCAAGCCTGAACATCGAAAGCTCGTTCGGCCGGACCTTCCCGCGCTTTTACATCCGCGGACTCGGCAACACCGATTTCGACCTCAACGCGTCACAGCCCGTCAGCCTGGTCTATGACGATGTTGTCCTGGAAAATCCGATCCTGAAGGGCTTCCCGGCGTTCGACATCGACCGGGTCGAGGTGCTGCGCGGACCGCAAGGCACGCTGTTCGGCCGCAACACGCCGGCCGGCATCGTCAAGTTCGACACGGTAAAGCCGGGGCGCGGCCGCAATTATGCGCGCGTCAGCTACGGCACCTATGGCACCGTCAACGCCGAAGGCGCGGTTGGCGGCGAACTCAGCGACACCGTCTCGGTCCGACTGTCGGGCGTGTGGCAGCACCGCAACGACTGGATCGACAATCTCGCGGCTTCCGGGGGCAATGATCTCGAGGGTTATGACGACATCGCTCTTCGGGCCCAAATCCAGTTTCGACCGAACGAGGACCTCACCGTACGGCTGACCGGGCAGATGCGGGACATGGACGGCAATGCCCGGATCTTCCGCGCCAACGCGTTGCAGCCCGGCAGCAACAAGCTGGTTGGCCTCGACGGCGGCAAGTTCAAGCGCGACGAGGTCGCGACCAACGGCCTCAACTTCCAGAAGCTTAAGACCCAGAATATCGCCGGCGCGATTGAATATGATCTCGGCCCCGCTACCCTCTATTCGGTGACGAGCTACTGGCACGGCGAGCTCAAGAGCCGAGGCGACATCGATGGCGGCACCGACGCCGGGCCGGGCTTCATCCCCTTCCAAGCCCAGAGCCAGGACAATATCCCGAGCCTCGACCAATTCACTCAGGAGCTGCGGATCGCTTCGAACAATTCGACCGGTCTGGGTTACCAGGCGGGGATTTTCTACTTCAATGAGAAGCTCGACATCGAAACCTTCGACTTCGGCTCGCCCACCGCGACCGACCCGTCAGCGATCGTCAACCAGCGCCAGGTCGCCAAGGCCCTCGGCATCTTCGGTTCGGTCAATTACAAGTTCGACAACGGGCTGACCGTCCAGGGCGGCGCTCGCTGGAACCATGACAAGAAGCGGCTGGTCGCCGAACGGCTGTTCGATGCGCGCCCGATCTTCATCGGCGGCGGCCCGGTTGCTGAGACCAACACCAGGGTCAAGGACAATGTGCTAACCTGGGACCTGTCGGCAATTCAGGAGATCAATCAGGACATCAATGTCTATGCGCGCATCGCCAAGGGCTATCGGGCGCCGGCGATTCAGGGCCGTATCCTGTTCGATCGCGACGTGACGACCGCTGACAGCGAAAACACCATGTCCTATGAAGCCGGCATCAAGACGGTCCTGCTCGACCGCAGGCTTCGCTTCAACCTGACGGGCTACGCCTTCAAGACCAAGGACCTGCAGCTGTCGGCGGTGGGCGGGGCGGCGAATGCCAACCTGCTGCTGAATGCCGACGCGGTGAAGGGCCACGGCTTTGAAGCCGAACTGGAAGCCCGCCCGATGCGCGGCCTGACGCTGACCGGTGGCATCAGTTACAACGTCGCCAAGATCCGCGACCGTGACCTGACGGTCGAGACTTGCGGCGCGCCATGCACCGTGCTCGACCCTATCGCGGTTCCGGCGGCACCGTTCCAGCCGGCGATCGTCTTCATCCACGGCAACCAGTTGCCGCAGGCGCCGAAGTGGACGCTGAACTGGACTGCTGGCTACGAACATCCGGTGGGCCCCGGCTCAGTCTATGTCTTCACCGACTGGTACCACCGCTCGAAGGTCCAGTTCTTCCTGTATGATTCGGTCGAATTCAGCGACGACAAGCTTCTCGAAGGCGGGCTTCGCGTTGGCTACAAGACCGACCGCTTCGATGTCGCCGGCTTCGTCCGCAACATCACCAATGACAAGAGCGCAGTGAGCGGCATCGACTTCAATAATCTGACGGCGATGGTCAACGAACCGCGGATCTTCGGCATCGAAGCCGGCGTGAAATTCTAA
- a CDS encoding phytanoyl-CoA dioxygenase family protein has translation MVEDAERRRAMIGGAKVSAAMRSAWEEDGWLLVPRFLELAQIRALSAEANRLAGEPQLFATRGTVPNSAQRSDRLDPVIDLSPAFAALARDPLLVGLVSEVLDGAAQLMKDKFIAKPPGAGGYATHQDAAYWPGLGIEYSRFLTAILFLDDAEVAKGAIECASGHHRGLLTDPDTVADPDEAALGAFTTIEAQAGDLLLLHAMTPHRSGPNRAMASRRTLLFTYGVDRRPDLYAIYKKFQQGLRS, from the coding sequence GTGGTCGAAGATGCTGAGCGGCGGCGCGCAATGATTGGCGGCGCGAAAGTCAGCGCGGCAATGCGTTCGGCCTGGGAGGAGGACGGCTGGCTGCTCGTTCCCCGCTTTCTGGAGCTGGCGCAAATCCGGGCGCTATCGGCCGAGGCCAACCGTTTGGCCGGAGAACCCCAATTGTTCGCAACGCGCGGCACGGTGCCCAACTCGGCACAGCGCAGCGACCGGCTCGACCCGGTGATCGATTTGTCGCCGGCCTTCGCCGCACTCGCTCGCGATCCGCTGCTGGTCGGACTGGTCAGCGAGGTCCTTGATGGCGCGGCCCAGCTGATGAAGGACAAGTTCATCGCCAAACCGCCGGGCGCGGGGGGATATGCGACCCATCAGGACGCCGCCTATTGGCCGGGTCTCGGGATTGAATATTCCCGCTTCCTCACCGCCATCCTGTTCCTCGACGATGCCGAAGTCGCCAAGGGCGCGATCGAATGCGCGTCGGGCCATCACCGCGGCCTGCTGACCGATCCCGACACGGTCGCCGATCCCGACGAGGCCGCACTCGGCGCGTTCACCACCATCGAGGCTCAGGCGGGCGACCTGCTGCTGCTCCACGCCATGACCCCTCACCGCAGCGGCCCGAACCGCGCCATGGCCAGCCGGCGAACGCTGCTCTTCACTTATGGCGTCGACCGGCGTCCCGACCTCTACGCCATTTACAAGAAGTTCCAGCAAGGCCTTCGCTCATGA
- a CDS encoding penicillin acylase family protein: MRPLILPLALILIAASPAEEGQWREQAQRVTIVRDDHGIAHIQGRTDADAVFGMIYAQAEDDFPRIEANYLTALGRMAEAEGEKAIWQDLRARLYVSENELVAEYRRSPAWLRLLMDSWAAGLNHYLATHPEVKPRVLTRFEPWMALSFTEGSIGGDIERIDLKALERFYSETAKQAAAPHDPEPRGSNGIAIAPALTRDGKALLLINPHTSFYFRAEQQVTSEEGLNAYGASTWGQFFIYQGFNDRAGWMHTSSGVDNVDEFAETVSKGHYRDGDQWRALGVRPVTIRYRAADGTMAERRFDSWRTHHGPIVRSEGGKWISFAMMHRPLEALQQSYLRTKARDLPTFLRIADFKGNSSNNTLYADADGRIAYLHPQFVPVRDPRFDYTRPVDGSDPRTDWRALHEIADLPNVIDPATGWAMNTNNWPYSAAGKASPKPADYPRYMDVFGENYRGVHATALLKDSRGWTLERLRDAAYDSHQPAFARLIPGLVTAWDRAPAGPDKDALAEPIARLRDWDHRWATDSVAQSLAMFWASPLWDKVRVGQRLTHMETIERIERLPDREQLEALSAAMSSIRTDFGDWRTPWGQINRFQRISGAIDHPFDDRAQSIPVGFASGNFGSLASFGSAPRGGSTNWYGTSGNSFVAFVEFGPRVRAHALSVGGQSGHPASPHFNDQAVLYATGRPRKVHFYPDELRGHIRRTYRPGE, translated from the coding sequence ATGCGTCCGCTGATCCTTCCGCTCGCCCTGATCCTCATCGCGGCTTCCCCGGCGGAGGAGGGACAATGGCGAGAGCAGGCGCAGCGGGTGACGATCGTGCGCGACGATCATGGCATAGCCCATATCCAAGGGCGGACCGACGCCGACGCAGTGTTCGGCATGATCTATGCCCAGGCCGAAGACGACTTTCCCCGGATCGAGGCCAATTACCTGACCGCGCTTGGGCGGATGGCGGAGGCGGAAGGCGAGAAGGCGATCTGGCAGGACCTGCGCGCTCGCCTTTACGTCAGCGAAAATGAGCTGGTGGCCGAATATCGGCGAAGCCCCGCCTGGTTGCGGCTGCTGATGGACAGCTGGGCTGCCGGACTCAACCATTATCTGGCGACGCACCCGGAGGTTAAGCCGCGTGTCCTGACCCGGTTCGAGCCGTGGATGGCGCTGAGTTTCACCGAGGGCAGCATCGGTGGCGATATCGAACGGATCGACCTCAAGGCGCTCGAACGCTTTTATTCTGAAACGGCAAAGCAGGCGGCTGCGCCCCATGACCCGGAGCCGCGCGGGTCGAACGGGATCGCCATTGCGCCAGCGCTGACCAGGGACGGCAAGGCGCTGCTGCTGATTAATCCTCACACCAGCTTCTATTTTCGCGCCGAACAACAGGTCACGAGCGAAGAGGGGCTGAATGCCTATGGTGCTTCGACCTGGGGGCAGTTCTTCATCTATCAGGGTTTCAACGACCGGGCCGGCTGGATGCACACCTCGAGCGGCGTCGACAATGTCGATGAATTTGCCGAGACGGTGAGCAAGGGCCACTATCGCGACGGTGACCAGTGGCGGGCGTTAGGCGTAAGGCCGGTCACGATTCGCTATCGCGCCGCGGATGGCACCATGGCCGAGCGCCGCTTCGACAGTTGGCGGACGCATCATGGGCCGATCGTGCGATCAGAAGGCGGCAAGTGGATCTCCTTCGCGATGATGCATCGGCCGCTTGAGGCGCTTCAGCAAAGCTATTTGCGGACCAAGGCCCGCGACTTGCCTACGTTCCTTCGGATTGCCGATTTCAAGGGCAACAGCAGCAACAATACGCTCTACGCCGATGCCGATGGGCGGATCGCCTATCTCCACCCGCAATTCGTGCCGGTGCGCGATCCGCGCTTCGATTACACGAGGCCCGTCGACGGCAGCGATCCGCGCACCGACTGGCGCGCGCTGCACGAAATTGCCGACCTGCCGAACGTCATCGATCCCGCAACCGGCTGGGCGATGAATACCAATAATTGGCCCTATAGTGCGGCGGGGAAGGCCAGCCCCAAGCCGGCCGATTATCCGCGTTACATGGATGTGTTCGGTGAAAATTACCGTGGCGTCCATGCGACCGCGCTGCTCAAGGACAGTCGTGGTTGGACTCTCGAGCGGCTTCGCGATGCCGCTTATGACAGCCATCAGCCGGCCTTCGCGCGCCTGATCCCGGGCCTCGTCACGGCATGGGATCGCGCGCCTGCCGGCCCGGATAAGGACGCGCTCGCGGAGCCCATCGCCCGGCTCCGTGACTGGGACCATCGCTGGGCGACCGACAGCGTTGCGCAGTCGCTGGCGATGTTCTGGGCCAGTCCGCTTTGGGACAAGGTCCGCGTTGGCCAGCGGCTGACCCATATGGAAACGATCGAGCGGATCGAGCGGCTGCCTGACCGCGAACAGCTGGAGGCCTTGTCTGCCGCCATGTCGAGCATCAGGACCGACTTCGGCGACTGGCGAACTCCCTGGGGGCAGATCAACCGTTTCCAGCGAATTTCCGGTGCGATCGATCACCCGTTCGACGACAGGGCGCAAAGCATTCCGGTCGGCTTCGCGTCGGGCAATTTCGGCTCGCTCGCCTCGTTCGGCTCGGCCCCGCGCGGAGGCAGCACCAACTGGTACGGGACCAGCGGCAACAGTTTCGTCGCCTTCGTCGAATTCGGACCGCGAGTGCGTGCCCACGCCTTAAGCGTCGGCGGACAAAGCGGCCACCCCGCTTCCCCGCACTTCAACGACCAAGCCGTGCTTTATGCCACTGGCCGTCCGCGGAAAGTCCATTTCTATCCCGACGAGTTGCGCGGCCACATCCGCCGCACCTATCGCCCGGGCGAGTGA